GAACCACGAGTGAGCTATCCCTCATGCCCGAAGGCCTGCTTGATTCACTCAACGACCGTGAGCAGGTGGAGCTGTTGAAGTTTCTGACCTCGAATTGAGTGCCTCGGCTGGTTCCGGCGGCGGCGGAACCGCCTGGCCCCAATCGCGAATTCCCGGCAGGCAGTGGTAGAGCACTTCGTGGTAGAGCCAGCGGGGCAACAACCGCCGCATCCAAGCGAAGAGGTGAGCGTCGAGGGTGGCGGCGACGCGAATCGGTGGGTTGCGCGCCTCAAGCACCTTTAGCACCCGCCGTGCCACATCTTCCGGAGTCACTCGCGTGCGCTCCATGAAGCGGGTGATGAACCCGGCCATGTGACGGTAGTGTGCCTGGTAAGGGTCGTTTGGATTCGACATCGCGATGCGGCTCAGGGGGGTGTAACGCGTGTTGCGAAAGGATTCTGAGTGGATAAATCCGGGCTGCACGAGGGTCACTTTGATGCCAAATGGCCGCACCTCGTACCACAGAGCTTCCGTCGCTCCTTCGAGGGCGAACTTAGAGGCGCTGTAGAGCGCCATCGTCGGCATGGCCACCATGCCTCCGACCGATGAGATATTGACGATACGTCCGGTTCGTCTCTGACGCATTCCCGGCAGAACCAGGCGGATCAATCCCAGAGGTCCGCGATAGTTGACGTTGAGTTGGTCGAGTCGATCCGCATCGGTGACGTGTTCATTGACGGCCCGATAGGCGATGCCGGCGTTGTTGATCAGGATGTC
This Verrucomicrobiales bacterium DNA region includes the following protein-coding sequences:
- a CDS encoding SDR family NAD(P)-dependent oxidoreductase is translated as MKSVEERQPVVLLTGASAGLGLALSKFLVQTPYRLILTARESSLHRFAAAGIRENERVRIYPLDVTLIAQREAVVEFAQQLWGGVDILINNAGIAYRAVNEHVTDADRLDQLNVNYRGPLGLIRLVLPGMRQRRTGRIVNISSVGGMVAMPTMALYSASKFALEGATEALWYEVRPFGIKVTLVQPGFIHSESFRNTRYTPLSRIAMSNPNDPYQAHYRHMAGFITRFMERTRVTPEDVARRVLKVLEARNPPIRVAATLDAHLFAWMRRLLPRWLYHEVLYHCLPGIRDWGQAVPPPPEPAEALNSRSETSTAPPAHGR